The region GCGGGGCTGTACGCGTGGGCCCTGGCTTCGCGCGTTTTCGAAGTAAAGGCTGAACTCGAGAGTGCGCAGTCACTCGCCTCAGACCTGAAGATTCAAGCGTCCGCGTTCGATATGGACGGCGCTATGTCGACTCTTGATGACGTGTCCGCCCATACCAACCGGGCTGTGGAAATAGCCGACGAACCCATCTGGTCGTTCAGCGAGGGGCTCCCAGTAATCGGGAAGAACCTCATCGTTGTGCGACAGCTCGCCGGGGTCACCGACGACCTGATGGTCCAGGTCGCAACTCCCCTGGTCGCGGCGGTGAAGAACGTCGACCCAGCCTCACTGGCAATTACAGACGGGGCCATCGATGTGTCGCCCTTCGTCGGCGCGGTTGATGCAATCGCTGAGGCAGACGCGAACCTCAAGGACACTGCGGCGACGCTGGACGCTATCGACACCGCGGATACGGTCGAACAGGTGTCAGGGGCGAAGACAACGCTGGCTGGCCTCGTTACGAGTGTGGCTCCGTTACTCGAGACGGCGAACAACATCGCCCCGCTTCTGCCTGCCACACTGGGCGTTGACGCGCCCCGTCGGTACGTAGTTATGTTCCAGAACAACGCCGAATCGCGCGCGCTTGGCGGCACCGCCCTGTCATTCGCTGTGATCAGCATCGATAACGGCAAGATCATCTTCGACGAGACGATCCCCGCTGGTTTCAAGAACTTCGTAACGAGTACACCGGTATTACCCCAACCCGACGGCGTCGCCGAGTTGTTCAATGGCGAACTAGGCAACTTCATACCGAATAACACTCTTCGGCCAAGTTTCACGACGGCCGCTCAATTGACGCAGGAAATGTGGAAGCGAGATCAGGGCTACGCCGTCGATGGGGTGGTCTCTGTGGACCCGGTCGCCCTGAGCTACATCCTTCGGGCTACAGGTCCAATTCCTCTCTCAACCGGCGACGTTCTCACAAGCGACTCTCTAGTGCCGCTTCTGCTGAACGGCCTTTACCAGAGGTTCAACACCAAGAACGCTCAGAAGGACAACATCGCACAAGACGTGGTGTACTCAGAGGCGGTGGACGCCACCTTCACGGCACTGACAACAAAGCCGCTGGACCCGACCGCCCTCATTGATGCGCTCACCCAGGGGTGGAACGAGAGCCGCATCATGTATTGGAGTGCACACGAAGATGAGCAGGCTCGCCTCATCAATTTTGGTCTCAACGGTGAGCTGCCGGTAAGCGACGAGAAGACGGAACGCGTAGGGGTCTACTTCGCCGACAATGTGGGTTCAAAGATGAACTACTACCTAAACCAGTCGATCGAGCTGTCGCAGGCTACGTGCCGGGGTGATGGGCTCGAAAGTTACCGGGTGTCCGCCACGCTGACAAACACGATGGATCCGCCTTTCGTGAAGCAGCTCTCAACGTCGATCTTGGGGCAGCAGTACTGGAAGATGGGCCTCGCAAAGGGTGTGCAGCGGTTGGTCGTCATGCTTTACGCGCCCCCCGGCAGCCAAATAGCAAACGTCTCGGTCAACGGAGCACCGTACGCGATGCCCGCTCATCACGACGGTGACTACCCAGTCGGTCGAGTGGTGGTGGACGTGAACCCGGGCGCCGCCGCCAATGTGACCTACGACCTCGTAGCCGGAACCCCTGGGGTGCGAACTCTCGAGGCCAAGTCGACTCCGATGGTCACGCCGACTGCGATCGCTACCGTTCCCCTCGACTGCGCGACGGTGGCCGCCAAGTAAAGCCCGGCCCTCTCTATGCGACTCAGTACCCGCCGTTAGGTCGACGGTGATCCAGCTTTGAGAACGCGGCATCTGAAGCGAACGAGGCATCCATCCCCGATCATATTTCGCGCCGGCTTACAGAAGGAGATAACTTTCGCGAAAAGCTGGTCAGCCCAGTGATGATGGGTGGGGTTTGCCCTGCGCGATCGTGAGCCGTAATCAGTGGCAGAATGAGAGCGTTTGTTTTGGGGCACAGAGTGTCGAATAGTCGAGGTCAAAAATGAGCCTAGCTCAGCTAGCGGTGTCTGCGGTTAATAAGCTTCGATCGCGCAGCACGCTCTCGCGCACGGCGGTTCAGTGCGGAATCGACGCTGCCGCCTGGGTCGGCGCTCTCATGCTCGCTGTGCTGCTGCGTTACGACTTTGAACCTGCGCTCGTTGAGTGGCCCACCCTGATTCTGCTCATGCTCGTCACCGTGCTGGTGCAACTGGCTGCGGGCTGGACGATGCATCTCTACCGTGGGCGCCACCCGTACGGGAGTTTTGCTGAGGTCAAGGCGCTGTTCTACTCGGTGCTGATCGCGGGAATAGTGCTTGGGGTTCCGGTGGCACTCTTCGGAACTCTCATCGAAACGCCGCGGAGCCTATTCCTCATCGCGGCGCCGATAGCCTTTGTCGCGATGGGCGCGGCTCGTTACGTGAAGAGGTTGCTGGTCGAGCGCGCGTTCACGGCTGCACCCGACGCTGAACTCGCCATCGTCTACGGTGCCGGCTACCTAGGGCCGACCATAGTCCGACGCATGATCACCGATCGCAACTCACCGTATATTCCTGTCGGGTTGATCGACGACAGTCCCCAGCGTCGCAACTCTTGGTTTGACGGCGTGCGAGTTCTCGGAACTGGCAAGGACCTCATCGACATCGCGCACGCCACGGGGGCGAAAGTGATTGTCGTTGCTATCGCGAAAGCCGACGCCTCGCTGCTCCGTGAGATTACTGACCGCGCCGCATCCGCTCAACTGCAGGTCAAAGTGCTTCCGCCGTTCGATGAGGTATTGGAAGGGAAGTCCCGTCTTCGTGATCTCCGGGACATTTCAATTGAGGACCTCATTGGACGTCACCCGGTTGACACCGAGATTGAATCGATCGCGGGCTACCTCAAGGGCAAGCGGGTGTTGGTCACGGGCGCTGGCGGATCTATTGGATCAGAACTTTGCCGCCAAATCTCGAAATTCTCGCCCGCTGAGTTGATCATGTTGGACCATGACGAGACGGGCCTGCAGACGACGCAAATCTCGATACTCGGTCACGGTCTGCTCGACACGCCCGACGTAGTGCTCGCGAGCATTCGCAACGAAGAATCCCTTCTCCGCATATTCGCAGACCGCCGACCGGAAGTCGTCTTCCACGCGGCCGCACTAAAGCATCTCCCAATGCTCGAACAGTTTCCCGATGAGGCGTGGCAAACGAATGTTCAAGGAACGCTAAACGTCCTGAAGGCAGCCCTTTCGGTTGGCGTCTCCACCTTCGTCAACATCTCTACGGATAAGGCTGCAAACCCCACGAGCGTTCTCGGACATTCCAAGCGGGTAGCGGAAAAGTTGACGTCTTGGGCTGCGGAGGCCTCTGGACAGCGGTACCTTTCGGTGCGTTTCGGCA is a window of Conyzicola nivalis DNA encoding:
- a CDS encoding polysaccharide biosynthesis protein is translated as MSLAQLAVSAVNKLRSRSTLSRTAVQCGIDAAAWVGALMLAVLLRYDFEPALVEWPTLILLMLVTVLVQLAAGWTMHLYRGRHPYGSFAEVKALFYSVLIAGIVLGVPVALFGTLIETPRSLFLIAAPIAFVAMGAARYVKRLLVERAFTAAPDAELAIVYGAGYLGPTIVRRMITDRNSPYIPVGLIDDSPQRRNSWFDGVRVLGTGKDLIDIAHATGAKVIVVAIAKADASLLREITDRAASAQLQVKVLPPFDEVLEGKSRLRDLRDISIEDLIGRHPVDTEIESIAGYLKGKRVLVTGAGGSIGSELCRQISKFSPAELIMLDHDETGLQTTQISILGHGLLDTPDVVLASIRNEESLLRIFADRRPEVVFHAAALKHLPMLEQFPDEAWQTNVQGTLNVLKAALSVGVSTFVNISTDKAANPTSVLGHSKRVAEKLTSWAAEASGQRYLSVRFGNVIGSRGSMLPTFTALIEAGGPLTITHPDVTRYFMTIPEACQLVVQAGGIGRPSEVLILDMGEPVRILDVAQRMIDMSGRDVAIVYTGLRPGEKLHEELIGSHEVDERPVHPKISHTKVKAVSPDNLDKTRWEERCRLESATGVKTA
- a CDS encoding DUF4012 domain-containing protein; translation: MSATDELRPTAHRPPRKRLIRRWWFWLIVAVLLIVVAAGLYAWALASRVFEVKAELESAQSLASDLKIQASAFDMDGAMSTLDDVSAHTNRAVEIADEPIWSFSEGLPVIGKNLIVVRQLAGVTDDLMVQVATPLVAAVKNVDPASLAITDGAIDVSPFVGAVDAIAEADANLKDTAATLDAIDTADTVEQVSGAKTTLAGLVTSVAPLLETANNIAPLLPATLGVDAPRRYVVMFQNNAESRALGGTALSFAVISIDNGKIIFDETIPAGFKNFVTSTPVLPQPDGVAELFNGELGNFIPNNTLRPSFTTAAQLTQEMWKRDQGYAVDGVVSVDPVALSYILRATGPIPLSTGDVLTSDSLVPLLLNGLYQRFNTKNAQKDNIAQDVVYSEAVDATFTALTTKPLDPTALIDALTQGWNESRIMYWSAHEDEQARLINFGLNGELPVSDEKTERVGVYFADNVGSKMNYYLNQSIELSQATCRGDGLESYRVSATLTNTMDPPFVKQLSTSILGQQYWKMGLAKGVQRLVVMLYAPPGSQIANVSVNGAPYAMPAHHDGDYPVGRVVVDVNPGAAANVTYDLVAGTPGVRTLEAKSTPMVTPTAIATVPLDCATVAAK